Proteins from one Drosophila gunungcola strain Sukarami chromosome 3R, Dgunungcola_SK_2, whole genome shotgun sequence genomic window:
- the LOC128252722 gene encoding aminopeptidase N isoform X2 codes for MLNFNFKSMVVKEIPLHENLNMENRPSNAATPTTTTTFSRVGRRYSLSLTTAILLASFFACTLLAVGFIVYNFATCAELEPSPDEDIVCTSVHLRKLKAGQDGPPKYDRDVRLPRSIRPLKYNITLEPQLSGNFSFAGTVQIRIRVLEDCYNITMHAEELNISRSDATVRRVLPGGELDGDSLRIHKQYLVGAKQFFVIELYDKLLKGVEYVVHLRFDGIIEDYLQGFYRSSYEVHNETRWVASTQFQATDARRAFPCFDEPALKANFTLHIARPRNMTTISNMPIVSSNDHATIPSYVWDHFAESLPMSTYLVAYAISDFTHISSGNFSVWARADAIKSAEYALSVGPRILTFLQDFFNVTFPLPKIDMIALPEFQAGAMENWGLITFRETAMLYDPGVATANNKQRVASVVGHELAHQWFGNLVTPSWWSDIWLNEGFASYMEYLTADAVAPEWKQLDQFVVNELQTVFQLDALSTSHKISHEVFNPQEITEIFDRISYAKGSTIIRMMAHFLTNAVFRRGLSKYLQEMAYNSATQDDLWRFLTNEAKSSGLLDHSRSVKEIMDTWTLQTGYPVVKVSRHPNSNVIRLEQVRFVYANTTREDESLLWWIPITFTTASELNFANTRPTTWMPRTKLYELENRELTTAKWFIFNVQQTGYYRVNYDLDNWRAITGHLMDVQHFEDIAPANRAQLIDDVMNLARGSYLSYETAMNLTRYLGHELGHVPWKAASSNFIFIDSMFVNSGDYDLLKNYLLKKLQKVYEQVGFEDSQGESGDILLKLKRADVLGMVCHLGHQECISEASRHFQNWVQTPNPDSNNPIVPNLRGVVYCSAIQYGTEYEWDFAFERYLKTNVPGEKDLLLSALGCSKEPWLLYRYLRRSIAGQHIRKQDLFRVFAAVSSTVIGQQISFDFLRNNWQEIKTYMGSQMSNIHTLFKFATKRFNSKFQLGEFENFVKDAHWDYDRPVQQIVEQIETSVDWMNKNYKSIVKWLQNEARA; via the exons ATgcttaactttaattttaaat CCATGGTCGTCAAAGAGATTCCACTCCATGAGAATCTAAACATGGAGAACCGTCCCAGCAACGCTGCAACGCCGACGACAACCACCACGTTCTCGCGAGTTGGGCGACGCTATAGTCTGTCCCTGACCACTGCCATCCTACTGGCCTCCTTCTTCGCCTGCACCCTGCTGGCGGTGGGCTTCATCGTCTACAACTTTGCCACGTGTGCTGAACTGGAACCGTCACCCGACGAGGATATCGTCTGCACCAGTGTTCATCTAAGAAAGCTTAAGGCTGGACAGGATGGACCACCCAAATATGATCGAGATGTCCGTTTGCCACGCTCTATACGTCCGCTTAAGTATAATATAACGCTAGAGCCGCAGCTCAGTGGCAACTTCTCCTTCGCGGGCACTGTCCAGATCCGGATACGGGTGCTGGAGGATTGCTATAACATCACCATGCATGCTGAGGAGCTAAACATCTCACGCAGCGACGCCACTGTCCGCCGGGTGCTGCCGGGTGGTGAACTGGATGGAGATAGTTTGCGGATTCACAAACAGTATCTGGTGGGAGCCAAACAGTTTTTTGTAATTGAGCTGTACGACAAGCTGCTTAAGGGCGTTGAGTATGTGGTGCATTTGAGATTTGACGGGATTATTGAGGACTATCTGCAGGGATTTTATCGAAGCTCCTACGAGGTGCACAATGAGACCAG GTGGGTAGCTTCTACTCAATTCCAAGCCACAGATGCGCGACGCGCTTTTCCCTGCTTCGATGAGCCTGCTTTGAAGGCCAATTTCACCCTGCACATTGCTCGTCCGCGCAACATGACCACAATCTCCAACATGCCTATTGTGTCCAGCAACGACCA CGCCACCATTCCCAGCTATGTGTGGGATCATTTTGCTGAATCGCTCCCTATGTCCACCTACTTGGTGGCCTATGCCATATCCGACTTCACGCACATCTCATCCGGCAACTTCTCCGTGTGGGCTCGAGCAGATGCCATCAAATCAGCCGAGTATGCACTGTCTGTCGGTCCCAGGATTCTGACCTTCCTGCAAGACTTCTTCAATGTGACGTTTCCCTTGCCGAAAATCGATATGATTGCTTTGCCAGAGTTTCAAGCGGGTGCCATGGAGAACTGGGGTCTCATTACATTCAGGGAGACCGCAATGCTCTACGATCCTGGAGTAGCCACTGCCAACAATAAACAACGTGTGGCATCTGTTGTGGGCCACGAGTTGGCCCATCAGTGGTTTGGCAACCTGGTGACGCCCAGTTGGTGGTCGGATATATGGCTGAACGAGGGATTCGCCAGCTACATGGAGTACCTGACAGCCGATGCAGTTGCGCCGGAGTGGAAACAGTTGGACCAGTTCGTTGTCAATGAGCTGCAAACAGTGTTCCAGCTGGACGCCCTGTCCACGTCTCACAAGATCTCCCACGAAGTGTTCAATCCTCAGGAGATTACCGAGATCTTTGATAGAATTTCCTATGCCAAGGGATCTACCATTATTCGCATGATGGCCCACTTCCTCACGAATGCAGTGTTCCGCCGGGGTCTCAGCAAATACTTGCAGGAGAT ggCTTATAATTCCGCAACGCAGGACGATTTGTGGCGTTTCCTAACGAACGAGGCAAAGTCCTCTGGATTGCTGGACCACAGCAGAAGTGTCAAGGAGATCATGGATACGTGGACACTGCAAACGGGCTACCCGGTGGTCAAGGTATCGAGGCACCCAAACTCGAATGTGATTCGCCTGGAGCAGGTTCGCTTTGTCTACGCCAACACCACCAGAGAGGATGAAAGTCTGCTCTGGTGGATACCCATTACTTTTACCACTGCTTCGGAGTTGAACTTTGCCAACACACGACCTACTACATGGATGCCTCGCACTAAGCTGTATGAGCTGGAGAACAGAGAACTCACCACGGCCAAGTGGTTTATCTTCAATGTCCAACAGACGGGCTACTATCGGGTGAACTATGATCTGGATAACTGGCGGGCAATCACGGGGCATCTGATGGATGTCCAGCACTTTGAGGATATTGCTCCGGCGAATCGTGCCCAATTGATCGATGATGTGATGAATCTGGCCAGGGGATCCTATCTCTCCTACGAAACTGCCATGAACCTGACCCGCTATCTGGGTCATGAATTAGGTCATGTGCCATGGAAGGCGGCCAGCAGCAACTTTATTTTCATCGATTCTATGTTCGTCAACTCCGGCGACTATGATCTCCTAAAG AACTATCTGCTAAAGAAGCTGCAGAAGGTATACGAACAGGTCGGATTCGAGGACTCGCAGGGTGAGTCCGGGGATATCCTGCTAAAGTTAAAGCGTGCCGATGTCCTAGGCATGGTCTGCCATTTGGGTCACCAGGAGTGCATCTCCGAGGCCAGTCGCCACTTTCAGAACTGGGTTCAGACCCCAAATCCTGATTCAAACAATCC tATTGTACCCAATCTCCGCGGGGTCGTATACTGCTCGGCGATACAATACGGCACTGAGTACGAATGGGACTTTGCCTTCGAGCGTTACCTGAAGACGAATGTGCCTGGCGAGAAGGACCTGCTGCTGAGCGCCCTCGGCTGCTCCAAGGAGCCTTGGTTGCTCTATCGCTACTTGCGTCGCAGCATTGCCGGCCAACATATACGTAAACAGGATTTGTTCCGGGTATTCGCAGCCGTTTCCAGCACAGTAATCGGTCAACAGATATCCTTTGATTTCCTACGGAACAATTGGCAAGAGATCAAGACCTA TATGGGCTCGCAGATGTCAAACATTCACACGCTGTTCAAGTTTGCCACAAAGCGCTTTAACTCAAAATTCCAGTTGGGCGAATTCGAGAACTTTGTGAAGGACGCCCACTGGGACTACGACAGGCCCGTCCAGCAGATCGTGGAACAGATCGAGACCAGCGTCGACTGGATGAACAAGAACTACAAGTCTATCGTCAAGTGGCTGCAGAACGAGGCGCGGGCGTAA
- the LOC128252722 gene encoding aminopeptidase N isoform X1, producing MVVKEIPLHENLNMENRPSNAATPTTTTTFSRVGRRYSLSLTTAILLASFFACTLLAVGFIVYNFATCAELEPSPDEDIVCTSVHLRKLKAGQDGPPKYDRDVRLPRSIRPLKYNITLEPQLSGNFSFAGTVQIRIRVLEDCYNITMHAEELNISRSDATVRRVLPGGELDGDSLRIHKQYLVGAKQFFVIELYDKLLKGVEYVVHLRFDGIIEDYLQGFYRSSYEVHNETRWVASTQFQATDARRAFPCFDEPALKANFTLHIARPRNMTTISNMPIVSSNDHATIPSYVWDHFAESLPMSTYLVAYAISDFTHISSGNFSVWARADAIKSAEYALSVGPRILTFLQDFFNVTFPLPKIDMIALPEFQAGAMENWGLITFRETAMLYDPGVATANNKQRVASVVGHELAHQWFGNLVTPSWWSDIWLNEGFASYMEYLTADAVAPEWKQLDQFVVNELQTVFQLDALSTSHKISHEVFNPQEITEIFDRISYAKGSTIIRMMAHFLTNAVFRRGLSKYLQEMAYNSATQDDLWRFLTNEAKSSGLLDHSRSVKEIMDTWTLQTGYPVVKVSRHPNSNVIRLEQVRFVYANTTREDESLLWWIPITFTTASELNFANTRPTTWMPRTKLYELENRELTTAKWFIFNVQQTGYYRVNYDLDNWRAITGHLMDVQHFEDIAPANRAQLIDDVMNLARGSYLSYETAMNLTRYLGHELGHVPWKAASSNFIFIDSMFVNSGDYDLLKNYLLKKLQKVYEQVGFEDSQGESGDILLKLKRADVLGMVCHLGHQECISEASRHFQNWVQTPNPDSNNPIVPNLRGVVYCSAIQYGTEYEWDFAFERYLKTNVPGEKDLLLSALGCSKEPWLLYRYLRRSIAGQHIRKQDLFRVFAAVSSTVIGQQISFDFLRNNWQEIKTYMGSQMSNIHTLFKFATKRFNSKFQLGEFENFVKDAHWDYDRPVQQIVEQIETSVDWMNKNYKSIVKWLQNEARA from the exons ATGGTCGTCAAAGAGATTCCACTCCATGAGAATCTAAACATGGAGAACCGTCCCAGCAACGCTGCAACGCCGACGACAACCACCACGTTCTCGCGAGTTGGGCGACGCTATAGTCTGTCCCTGACCACTGCCATCCTACTGGCCTCCTTCTTCGCCTGCACCCTGCTGGCGGTGGGCTTCATCGTCTACAACTTTGCCACGTGTGCTGAACTGGAACCGTCACCCGACGAGGATATCGTCTGCACCAGTGTTCATCTAAGAAAGCTTAAGGCTGGACAGGATGGACCACCCAAATATGATCGAGATGTCCGTTTGCCACGCTCTATACGTCCGCTTAAGTATAATATAACGCTAGAGCCGCAGCTCAGTGGCAACTTCTCCTTCGCGGGCACTGTCCAGATCCGGATACGGGTGCTGGAGGATTGCTATAACATCACCATGCATGCTGAGGAGCTAAACATCTCACGCAGCGACGCCACTGTCCGCCGGGTGCTGCCGGGTGGTGAACTGGATGGAGATAGTTTGCGGATTCACAAACAGTATCTGGTGGGAGCCAAACAGTTTTTTGTAATTGAGCTGTACGACAAGCTGCTTAAGGGCGTTGAGTATGTGGTGCATTTGAGATTTGACGGGATTATTGAGGACTATCTGCAGGGATTTTATCGAAGCTCCTACGAGGTGCACAATGAGACCAG GTGGGTAGCTTCTACTCAATTCCAAGCCACAGATGCGCGACGCGCTTTTCCCTGCTTCGATGAGCCTGCTTTGAAGGCCAATTTCACCCTGCACATTGCTCGTCCGCGCAACATGACCACAATCTCCAACATGCCTATTGTGTCCAGCAACGACCA CGCCACCATTCCCAGCTATGTGTGGGATCATTTTGCTGAATCGCTCCCTATGTCCACCTACTTGGTGGCCTATGCCATATCCGACTTCACGCACATCTCATCCGGCAACTTCTCCGTGTGGGCTCGAGCAGATGCCATCAAATCAGCCGAGTATGCACTGTCTGTCGGTCCCAGGATTCTGACCTTCCTGCAAGACTTCTTCAATGTGACGTTTCCCTTGCCGAAAATCGATATGATTGCTTTGCCAGAGTTTCAAGCGGGTGCCATGGAGAACTGGGGTCTCATTACATTCAGGGAGACCGCAATGCTCTACGATCCTGGAGTAGCCACTGCCAACAATAAACAACGTGTGGCATCTGTTGTGGGCCACGAGTTGGCCCATCAGTGGTTTGGCAACCTGGTGACGCCCAGTTGGTGGTCGGATATATGGCTGAACGAGGGATTCGCCAGCTACATGGAGTACCTGACAGCCGATGCAGTTGCGCCGGAGTGGAAACAGTTGGACCAGTTCGTTGTCAATGAGCTGCAAACAGTGTTCCAGCTGGACGCCCTGTCCACGTCTCACAAGATCTCCCACGAAGTGTTCAATCCTCAGGAGATTACCGAGATCTTTGATAGAATTTCCTATGCCAAGGGATCTACCATTATTCGCATGATGGCCCACTTCCTCACGAATGCAGTGTTCCGCCGGGGTCTCAGCAAATACTTGCAGGAGAT ggCTTATAATTCCGCAACGCAGGACGATTTGTGGCGTTTCCTAACGAACGAGGCAAAGTCCTCTGGATTGCTGGACCACAGCAGAAGTGTCAAGGAGATCATGGATACGTGGACACTGCAAACGGGCTACCCGGTGGTCAAGGTATCGAGGCACCCAAACTCGAATGTGATTCGCCTGGAGCAGGTTCGCTTTGTCTACGCCAACACCACCAGAGAGGATGAAAGTCTGCTCTGGTGGATACCCATTACTTTTACCACTGCTTCGGAGTTGAACTTTGCCAACACACGACCTACTACATGGATGCCTCGCACTAAGCTGTATGAGCTGGAGAACAGAGAACTCACCACGGCCAAGTGGTTTATCTTCAATGTCCAACAGACGGGCTACTATCGGGTGAACTATGATCTGGATAACTGGCGGGCAATCACGGGGCATCTGATGGATGTCCAGCACTTTGAGGATATTGCTCCGGCGAATCGTGCCCAATTGATCGATGATGTGATGAATCTGGCCAGGGGATCCTATCTCTCCTACGAAACTGCCATGAACCTGACCCGCTATCTGGGTCATGAATTAGGTCATGTGCCATGGAAGGCGGCCAGCAGCAACTTTATTTTCATCGATTCTATGTTCGTCAACTCCGGCGACTATGATCTCCTAAAG AACTATCTGCTAAAGAAGCTGCAGAAGGTATACGAACAGGTCGGATTCGAGGACTCGCAGGGTGAGTCCGGGGATATCCTGCTAAAGTTAAAGCGTGCCGATGTCCTAGGCATGGTCTGCCATTTGGGTCACCAGGAGTGCATCTCCGAGGCCAGTCGCCACTTTCAGAACTGGGTTCAGACCCCAAATCCTGATTCAAACAATCC tATTGTACCCAATCTCCGCGGGGTCGTATACTGCTCGGCGATACAATACGGCACTGAGTACGAATGGGACTTTGCCTTCGAGCGTTACCTGAAGACGAATGTGCCTGGCGAGAAGGACCTGCTGCTGAGCGCCCTCGGCTGCTCCAAGGAGCCTTGGTTGCTCTATCGCTACTTGCGTCGCAGCATTGCCGGCCAACATATACGTAAACAGGATTTGTTCCGGGTATTCGCAGCCGTTTCCAGCACAGTAATCGGTCAACAGATATCCTTTGATTTCCTACGGAACAATTGGCAAGAGATCAAGACCTA TATGGGCTCGCAGATGTCAAACATTCACACGCTGTTCAAGTTTGCCACAAAGCGCTTTAACTCAAAATTCCAGTTGGGCGAATTCGAGAACTTTGTGAAGGACGCCCACTGGGACTACGACAGGCCCGTCCAGCAGATCGTGGAACAGATCGAGACCAGCGTCGACTGGATGAACAAGAACTACAAGTCTATCGTCAAGTGGCTGCAGAACGAGGCGCGGGCGTAA
- the LOC128252725 gene encoding UDP-N-acetylglucosamine transferase subunit ALG13 homolog, which yields MHLNNVYITVGTTKFDALILAVTSEATLKALQNRKCTKLVIQHGNSQPLTEGDCQLIRQIYGIQIEQYKFRPNIEDIKSADLIIGHAGAGTCMDILNNQKHGLIVINDTLMDNHQMELAKQLASENYLYYCKVKDLDAQIGSLDFKALKPYEPQPENLKKFVSAINELMSH from the coding sequence atgcaTTTAAACAATGTTTATATTACCGTGGGCACAACCAAATTCGATGCCCTCATATTAGCTGTAACTTCGGAAGCAACTCTTAAGGCTCTGCAGAATCGAAAATGCACTAAACTCGTCATACAACACGGAAACTCCCAACCTTTGACGGAAGGCGATTGCCAACTGATAAGACAAATCTACGGAATCCAGATAGAACAATACAAATTCCGGCCAAACATAGAGGATATCAAATCTGCGGACCTAATTATTGGACATGCAGGAGCCGGCACATGTATGGACATCCTAAATAACCAAAAACATGGACTTATTGTTATAAATGATACACTAATGGATAACCATCAAATGGAATTGGCCAAACAATTGGCTTCCGAGAACTATCTGTACTACTGCAAAGTTAAGGATTTGGATGCCCAAATCGGCTCTCTGGACTTTAAAGCCCTGAAACCTTACGAGCCCCAACcagaaaatcttaaaaaattcgTTTCTGCCATTAATGAACTGATGTCCcactaa